In Nitrosococcus oceani ATCC 19707, the following proteins share a genomic window:
- a CDS encoding XrtA system polysaccharide chain length determinant → MHELWLQLYSYWCGIWRYRWYGVLMAWVVVIVGWTYVIQMPDRYESSARVYVDTDSLLRPLLKGLAIQPNVDQRLRIMTQTLLSRPNLGKVLRQTDMDLSVTTPEQEIKLLNQLEKNIHIKGARRDNLYTIAYENTDPQLAQRVVQAILNIFVESTMGASRKDSNTAQQFIGQQIKEYEKLLRTAEQRLMDFKREHVGMMPNEKGDYYQRLQTAVENLRTARTELNMAIGRRDVLKRQLRGEEPVFGFGTGGTGTSSKDSSPAGMRIQSLQAELDEVLLKYTDKHPKVSAIKETIAMLQKREEQQFSLPQKQQGEGEEANEAGEYAVGGNFYYQQMQISLAEAEANIASQEAEVSALEKDVERLHELVDTIPKVEAELAQLNRDYGVYKSNYQQLLTRLESAKMGERVEESPDNVKFKIVEPPIQPLLPSGPDRPLLLTLVLVVAGGAGGALAFFLSQLRPVFYTRRDLEEATGLPVLGPVSMILSGRILWKHRLNLAFLLTFLGLLIAGYGLLVSNYLFGIKMFDTIKHSLF, encoded by the coding sequence ATGCATGAGCTGTGGTTACAGCTATATAGTTATTGGTGCGGGATTTGGCGTTACCGTTGGTATGGCGTTCTAATGGCATGGGTGGTGGTGATTGTGGGTTGGACATATGTGATCCAGATGCCTGATAGATATGAATCCTCAGCACGAGTTTATGTCGATACTGATTCGCTACTGCGCCCCCTTTTGAAAGGATTGGCTATTCAGCCTAATGTAGACCAAAGGCTTAGAATAATGACTCAGACTTTATTAAGCCGGCCTAATTTAGGAAAGGTACTCCGTCAAACCGATATGGATTTGTCCGTGACCACGCCGGAGCAGGAAATCAAACTCCTTAACCAGCTTGAAAAAAATATCCATATAAAAGGGGCGAGAAGAGATAATCTATATACAATTGCATATGAAAATACTGATCCTCAACTTGCACAGCGGGTGGTGCAGGCCATATTGAATATTTTTGTGGAAAGCACTATGGGTGCCTCCCGTAAAGATAGTAATACTGCTCAACAGTTCATTGGCCAACAAATTAAAGAATATGAAAAACTGCTTCGTACTGCTGAACAAAGGTTAATGGACTTTAAGCGGGAGCATGTAGGCATGATGCCCAATGAAAAGGGCGATTATTATCAGCGTTTGCAGACTGCGGTAGAGAATTTACGTACGGCGCGCACTGAGCTTAATATGGCGATAGGGCGCCGGGATGTACTTAAACGTCAATTGAGAGGAGAGGAACCGGTTTTTGGATTTGGAACAGGTGGAACAGGAACCTCGTCGAAAGATAGTAGTCCTGCGGGTATGCGTATTCAATCCTTGCAAGCGGAACTAGATGAGGTGTTGCTCAAGTACACGGATAAACATCCAAAGGTTTCGGCGATTAAAGAAACTATTGCGATGTTACAAAAAAGAGAAGAGCAGCAATTTTCTTTGCCGCAGAAGCAGCAAGGTGAAGGAGAAGAAGCTAATGAAGCGGGAGAATATGCAGTGGGGGGTAACTTTTATTATCAGCAAATGCAGATTTCTCTGGCAGAAGCGGAAGCCAATATTGCTTCTCAAGAAGCGGAAGTTAGCGCCTTAGAGAAAGATGTAGAACGGTTGCATGAGCTCGTCGATACTATTCCTAAGGTAGAAGCGGAATTAGCTCAGCTAAATCGTGACTATGGGGTTTATAAAAGCAACTATCAGCAACTATTAACCCGCCTAGAATCAGCGAAAATGGGTGAAAGGGTGGAAGAGTCGCCAGATAATGTTAAGTTTAAAATTGTGGAGCCGCCTATACAGCCGCTCCTCCCTTCTGGTCCTGACCGCCCCTTGTTATTAACGTTAGTTCTGGTGGTTGCGGGAGGTGCCGGAGGGGCTTTGGCATTTTTTCTTTCCCAATTAAGGCCCGTTTTTTATACCCGCCGGGATTTAGAAGAAGCGACGGGGCTTCCCGTCCTAGGCCCGGTATCAATGATATTATCAGGGCGTATTTTATGGAAGCATCGGCTTAATCTGGCGTTTCTTCTTACTTTTCTAGGTCTTCTCATCGCTGGATATGGATTATTGGTATCCAATTATCTCTTTGGTATCAAAATGTTCGACACAATTAAGCATTCGCTTTTTTAG
- a CDS encoding FemAB family XrtA/PEP-CTERM system-associated protein, whose translation MKNEALCLSDARPLTVCVLTKKEENRWDEFVEAHPEATFFHLAGWREVLERAYGHATHYFYAEQDGKIVGLLPLARIRSRLFGDALISTPFCVYGGAVGSREACDALEAAAYRVAWDLGVDYLELRNLQLRHSDWPCSELYVTFRKNIDPDPEKNLAAIPRKQRAMVRKGIKAGLTSSTDSDIERFFLIYSESVRNLGTPVFPKRYFEILKTVFGDRCEVLTIFHEGTPISSVMSFYFRDEVLPYYGGGLAGAREFKANDFMYWELMRRASEQSVRVFDYGRSKLDAGSYRFKTHWGFKPQPLHYEYKLIKANKVPEKNPLNPRYRLFVEGWKRLPMPLTRLVGPWIARDLG comes from the coding sequence ATGAAAAATGAAGCATTGTGCCTTAGTGATGCGCGTCCTCTGACGGTCTGCGTTTTAACCAAAAAAGAAGAAAATCGCTGGGATGAGTTTGTGGAAGCCCATCCTGAAGCAACCTTTTTCCATCTGGCGGGCTGGCGGGAGGTGCTGGAACGAGCTTATGGACATGCAACCCATTATTTCTATGCTGAGCAGGATGGCAAAATTGTGGGCCTGCTCCCCTTGGCGCGTATTCGCAGTCGACTATTTGGTGATGCACTTATCTCAACGCCTTTTTGTGTCTATGGTGGCGCGGTGGGATCACGGGAGGCATGCGATGCACTGGAAGCCGCCGCCTATCGGGTAGCCTGGGATCTAGGGGTGGATTATCTTGAACTACGTAACCTTCAACTTCGTCACTCCGATTGGCCCTGCTCTGAACTTTACGTGACATTTCGCAAGAATATTGATCCTGATCCAGAAAAGAATCTTGCAGCTATTCCTCGCAAGCAACGAGCGATGGTACGTAAAGGGATCAAAGCGGGATTAACCAGCAGCACAGACTCGGATATAGAACGTTTCTTTCTGATCTATTCTGAGAGCGTCCGTAATTTAGGGACTCCAGTTTTCCCAAAGCGCTATTTTGAAATCCTTAAGACCGTATTTGGAGATCGCTGCGAAGTGCTGACCATCTTTCATGAAGGGACTCCAATAAGCAGTGTCATGAGCTTTTATTTCCGCGATGAAGTACTTCCCTACTATGGAGGAGGGCTTGCAGGGGCTCGGGAATTTAAGGCCAATGATTTTATGTATTGGGAATTAATGCGCCGGGCCTCGGAGCAGAGTGTGCGTGTTTTTGATTATGGGCGAAGCAAGTTGGATGCAGGTTCCTATCGTTTTAAGACCCACTGGGGGTTTAAACCTCAGCCCTTGCATTACGAGTATAAATTAATTAAGGCAAATAAAGTTCCTGAGAAGAATCCTCTCAACCCCCGTTATCGTCTCTTTGTGGAAGGATGGAAACGGTTGCCCATGCCTCTCACCCGGTTAGTGGGACCCTGGATTGCCCGGGATCTTGGGTAA
- a CDS encoding XrtA-associated tyrosine autokinase, protein MSSIEKAMERKNIIGQETLTPASATPLSSNSLEQQPASPKIRVRPGERRSQMHQLDLEALRQKGFIVPAEPQSRIAEEYRMIKRPILKRALDGSVNSDEYSNVIMVTSALSGEGKTFTSINLAMSIVMEYNHTVLLIDADVVRPQLTRTLSLTERTGLVEVLRDPTLDLADVMVRTNIDNLRVVGAGKPYSRSTELLASKQMAMFAEDVSRRYPERIIIIDSSPLLAASQPSALAHLMGQIVLVVETGRTPQTAVKEALSLLDQSNKLIWLVLNKNRQASGQDYYGGYYYGSYSNGK, encoded by the coding sequence ATGAGTAGCATTGAAAAAGCGATGGAGCGTAAAAACATAATCGGTCAAGAAACTTTGACTCCTGCAAGTGCAACCCCTCTCTCTTCGAATTCTTTAGAGCAACAGCCAGCGTCCCCCAAAATACGGGTTAGGCCGGGAGAGAGAAGATCCCAAATGCATCAGTTAGATTTAGAGGCGCTGCGCCAAAAAGGTTTTATCGTACCGGCTGAACCCCAAAGCCGGATTGCGGAAGAGTATCGCATGATAAAAAGACCTATTCTGAAAAGAGCACTTGACGGCAGCGTTAATTCCGATGAATACAGCAATGTGATTATGGTGACGAGTGCACTTTCGGGGGAAGGGAAGACCTTTACTTCAATCAACCTGGCGATGAGTATTGTGATGGAGTATAACCATACTGTTCTTTTAATAGATGCAGATGTGGTGAGACCGCAGCTAACCCGCACTCTTAGCCTTACGGAAAGGACCGGTTTGGTGGAAGTGCTGAGGGATCCTACTCTAGATTTAGCTGACGTGATGGTGCGTACTAATATTGACAACCTTCGTGTTGTGGGAGCAGGAAAACCTTATTCCCGTTCAACGGAGTTGCTTGCCAGTAAACAGATGGCGATGTTTGCAGAAGATGTTTCCCGGCGCTATCCAGAGCGAATAATTATTATTGATAGCTCGCCTTTGCTTGCAGCTAGCCAGCCCAGTGCATTGGCTCATCTCATGGGCCAAATTGTATTGGTAGTTGAAACCGGACGTACCCCACAAACCGCTGTCAAGGAAGCGCTTTCCCTGCTAGATCAATCTAATAAATTGATCTGGTTGGTGCTGAATAAAAATCGGCAAGCATCAGGCCAGGATTATTACGGCGGCTATTACTACGGCAGCTATTCCAATGGCAAATAA
- a CDS encoding TIGR03088 family PEP-CTERM/XrtA system glycosyltransferase — protein sequence MTVSFPSESDTSSNVFCDDTSRPVIVHVIFRLQTGGLENGLVNLINHTADRYRHVIICLRDSTEFARRIRQPGLAIYALHKREGKDVALYFRLWRLLRSLKPHIVHTRNLAALEMQGPAALAGVPIRIHGEHGWDIHDPEGKNWRYRWLRRLYQPLIHQYIALSQPIVSYLREKVGISPARIKHIYNGVDTRRFHPQRDRSSVLPADFTGESSLIIGTVGRLEMIKDQLTLVQAFINLVRRLPKDENNLRLVIVGEGSLRPRLEVLVAEAGMAHLVWFAGERADVPALLQAMDLFVLPSLAEGISNTILEAMATGLPVVATRVGGNPELVIDTVTGYLVPSSDSEAMAKALERYAKNRKLAVEQGCEARRCIEERFGINAMVEQYAVLYDTLLAVRFGKESFK from the coding sequence ATGACTGTATCTTTCCCAAGCGAAAGCGATACGTCTTCTAACGTTTTTTGTGATGATACGAGCCGGCCGGTCATTGTTCATGTGATTTTCCGGTTGCAGACGGGTGGTTTAGAAAATGGACTAGTAAATCTAATCAACCATACTGCTGATCGGTATCGGCATGTCATTATCTGCTTGCGGGATTCAACTGAATTTGCGCGGCGTATCCGGCAGCCTGGACTCGCTATTTACGCTTTGCACAAGCGGGAGGGCAAGGATGTAGCGCTTTATTTCCGGCTTTGGCGCCTGCTGCGTAGCCTTAAACCTCACATTGTGCATACCCGTAATCTTGCTGCCTTAGAAATGCAGGGACCTGCGGCTCTAGCAGGGGTACCGATACGTATCCATGGGGAACATGGTTGGGATATACACGATCCGGAAGGAAAAAATTGGCGTTACCGTTGGCTTCGCCGGTTGTATCAGCCATTGATACACCAGTATATTGCTTTATCACAGCCTATCGTGAGCTATCTTCGTGAGAAGGTAGGTATTTCTCCTGCGCGCATCAAGCATATCTATAATGGAGTTGACACCAGACGTTTTCATCCTCAGCGGGATCGTTCTTCGGTATTACCGGCGGATTTCACTGGCGAAAGTAGTTTAATCATCGGTACGGTGGGGCGCCTTGAAATGATTAAAGACCAACTTACATTAGTCCAGGCTTTTATAAATTTAGTGCGCCGTTTGCCCAAAGATGAAAACAATCTACGCTTGGTTATTGTTGGAGAGGGTTCCCTGCGGCCTCGGTTGGAGGTTCTCGTCGCAGAAGCGGGCATGGCTCACCTTGTTTGGTTTGCAGGCGAACGAGCGGATGTGCCCGCGTTATTACAAGCTATGGATCTATTTGTCCTGCCGTCTTTGGCCGAAGGGATCTCCAATACCATACTAGAAGCCATGGCAACAGGGCTGCCGGTAGTCGCTACCCGGGTGGGTGGTAATCCAGAATTAGTTATAGATACAGTAACGGGATACCTGGTTCCTTCATCTGATTCTGAAGCTATGGCTAAAGCTTTAGAGCGCTATGCTAAGAATAGGAAATTGGCTGTAGAACAGGGCTGTGAGGCTCGACGATGCATTGAAGAAAGATTTGGAATTAACGCTATGGTGGAGCAATATGCGGTTCTATATGATACTTTGCTAGCCGTCCGATTTGGAAAAGAGAGTTTCAAATAA
- the xrtA gene encoding exosortase A gives MQMNPTEQRYLDRQQAHWVLSWPLATVAIAVVLLALFLFYLETAVSMAAIWWRSATFAHGMLIFPVSGYMIWARRWQLQQLQPHPRPLAAFFILLLSGGWLLARIADVLFVEQLLLVAMIPVVVWGLLGKRVVRALAFPLVYLVFAVPFGEFLIPPLQDFTAAFAVKSLQFGGVPVYWEGRYISIPSGDFLVAEACSGLRYLITSVVLGTLYAYLTYSSYGRRAAFIVASVIVPIIANGIRAYGVIMLAYLSNMKLATGVDHVVYGWIFFGVVMSLLFWLGSFWREDKCPGNRASLSRQSGGIVAQQAPRAKKLGVTTIILILVAGAGPASGIWFKGQASKTDCSVSMPKEQPVWSGSSVPTSMWEPDYSQADQIVRRLYSFPDDSAVQLLIIYYQQEHQGAELISSQNRLYDDQIWRWMEDNRRSLSLGDDHLQVHETVIRSPNTLRVIWHWYDIAGQRTASPIKAKFLEAWAHLTKQPSGSTLIAVAADSGKPEQARALLLKFLNEMPAVSTSGAMLACQSVSERT, from the coding sequence ATGCAGATGAACCCGACCGAACAGCGGTACCTAGATAGGCAACAGGCCCATTGGGTGCTAAGTTGGCCTCTGGCAACGGTGGCAATAGCTGTGGTGTTGCTTGCCCTATTCCTGTTTTATCTGGAAACCGCAGTATCCATGGCGGCTATTTGGTGGCGTTCTGCGACCTTTGCCCATGGTATGCTCATTTTTCCGGTTAGCGGTTATATGATCTGGGCGCGACGGTGGCAGCTCCAGCAGCTTCAACCCCATCCTCGGCCACTAGCCGCATTCTTTATTCTGCTATTATCCGGGGGATGGTTACTGGCTAGGATTGCGGACGTGCTATTTGTCGAACAATTGTTATTGGTGGCCATGATTCCGGTAGTGGTGTGGGGGTTATTGGGAAAGAGGGTCGTTCGCGCGTTGGCGTTTCCACTTGTCTACTTGGTTTTTGCGGTACCGTTTGGTGAATTTTTAATTCCGCCGCTGCAAGATTTTACAGCCGCTTTTGCTGTCAAAAGCCTGCAATTCGGTGGAGTGCCGGTTTACTGGGAAGGGCGTTATATTAGTATTCCCTCGGGGGATTTTCTGGTTGCGGAAGCTTGTAGCGGGCTGCGTTACCTTATTACTTCGGTTGTTCTTGGCACCCTCTACGCTTATCTTACTTATTCTAGTTATGGGCGCCGCGCGGCATTTATTGTGGCTTCGGTTATCGTACCTATTATTGCTAATGGTATCCGGGCCTACGGCGTTATTATGCTGGCTTACCTCAGTAATATGAAGTTGGCGACCGGCGTGGACCATGTTGTTTACGGGTGGATTTTCTTTGGCGTAGTCATGTCGTTACTCTTTTGGCTGGGATCGTTCTGGCGCGAGGATAAGTGCCCCGGCAACAGGGCCTCGTTGTCTCGGCAATCTGGAGGGATTGTCGCCCAGCAGGCCCCCCGTGCAAAAAAACTGGGTGTAACTACTATTATACTGATCCTGGTGGCCGGTGCCGGTCCCGCGAGTGGAATTTGGTTTAAAGGCCAAGCATCGAAAACCGACTGTTCGGTGTCTATGCCTAAGGAGCAGCCGGTCTGGAGTGGTTCTTCCGTCCCGACCAGTATGTGGGAGCCAGATTATTCCCAAGCAGATCAAATCGTGCGCCGTCTCTATTCATTCCCAGATGATAGTGCGGTACAGCTTTTAATTATCTATTATCAGCAAGAGCATCAAGGAGCTGAACTTATTAGTTCTCAAAATCGCCTCTATGATGATCAAATTTGGCGTTGGATGGAAGATAATCGCCGAAGCCTCTCCCTTGGTGATGATCATCTCCAAGTGCATGAAACTGTTATCCGTTCCCCTAATACGCTGCGCGTCATTTGGCACTGGTATGATATTGCTGGCCAGCGAACGGCTAGTCCGATAAAAGCTAAATTTCTTGAAGCCTGGGCTCATCTTACCAAGCAGCCAAGCGGCTCCACGCTCATCGCTGTAGCTGCGGATAGCGGTAAGCCGGAGCAAGCCCGTGCGCTCCTGCTAAAATTTTTGAATGAGATGCCGGCAGTCTCTACCTCAGGCGCAATGCTAGCTTGCCAGTCAGTATCAGAGAGAACATAA
- a CDS encoding TIGR03087 family PEP-CTERM/XrtA system glycosyltransferase: MGDLLFLAHRIPFPPNKGDKIRSYHLLRFLASRYRVHVGAFVDDPVDWKYASDLHRLGVDELCLRPLPRALALARSLTALVAGKPLGLAYYKDRCMSRWVQDIAARPSLEGVVVFSSVMAQYITMLPRQVPAIVDFVDVDSEKWHAYSQTSSPPLSWVYQREARTLLAFERKIAAQAKAATFVSSVEAELFRRLAPEVAKQVFAAPNGVDTDFFSPDRHYPSPYPPEQRVLVFTGAMNYRPNIDAVIWFTKTIFPKILAVVPAACFYIVGTQPAEAVRRLSAERQVYVTGTVADMRPYLAHARAAVAPLRIARGVQNKLLEAMAMARPVIATPEAAEGIVLPPVCENLVSATPNQFAAKTIAVLLQGKGKEAGRKGREHVLQNYHWDNHLERFSELLTHPSLAPIISVAKEATGGEKNADEPDRTAVPR, translated from the coding sequence ATGGGTGATCTTCTATTCCTTGCGCACCGGATACCTTTTCCCCCCAATAAAGGCGATAAAATACGTTCTTATCATTTGTTGCGCTTTCTTGCCAGCCGTTATCGTGTCCATGTAGGCGCTTTCGTGGACGATCCAGTAGACTGGAAATATGCTTCAGACCTTCATCGGTTAGGGGTAGATGAGCTTTGCCTGCGGCCGCTACCGCGGGCTCTCGCATTGGCCCGATCCCTGACAGCGTTGGTAGCCGGTAAGCCGCTTGGTTTAGCTTACTATAAAGATCGTTGCATGAGCCGCTGGGTGCAAGACATCGCTGCTCGGCCTTCCTTGGAAGGCGTTGTGGTGTTTTCCTCTGTGATGGCTCAGTATATAACTATGCTTCCCCGGCAAGTGCCAGCTATTGTCGATTTTGTGGATGTGGATTCAGAGAAATGGCATGCTTATAGTCAGACATCGAGTCCTCCTTTGTCTTGGGTTTATCAGCGTGAAGCCCGTACTCTTTTGGCCTTCGAGCGAAAAATAGCTGCGCAAGCAAAAGCTGCAACATTTGTTTCCTCGGTGGAGGCTGAGTTATTCCGCCGTTTAGCTCCAGAAGTGGCGAAACAAGTATTTGCTGCGCCTAATGGGGTCGATACGGATTTTTTCTCCCCGGATCGGCATTATCCTTCTCCGTATCCTCCGGAGCAGCGGGTGTTGGTTTTTACTGGTGCCATGAATTACCGTCCTAATATAGATGCGGTAATTTGGTTTACTAAAACTATTTTTCCGAAGATTCTAGCGGTGGTTCCTGCGGCCTGTTTCTATATTGTGGGTACGCAACCGGCTGAAGCTGTACGGCGTCTCTCGGCAGAGCGGCAAGTATATGTGACAGGTACTGTGGCGGATATGCGTCCTTATTTAGCCCATGCCCGAGCTGCGGTAGCGCCTCTGAGGATTGCCCGTGGAGTTCAAAACAAGTTGTTGGAGGCGATGGCCATGGCCCGGCCTGTGATAGCTACTCCAGAGGCCGCCGAGGGTATTGTTTTGCCTCCGGTATGTGAGAATCTAGTGAGTGCAACGCCGAATCAATTTGCAGCAAAAACTATTGCCGTATTGCTGCAGGGAAAGGGAAAGGAGGCAGGTAGGAAGGGCCGGGAGCATGTCTTACAAAATTACCATTGGGATAATCACCTAGAACGTTTCTCGGAGTTGCTTACTCATCCCTCCCTCGCGCCTATAATTAGTGTGGCAAAAGAGGCCACTGGTGGAGAAAAAAATGCAGATGAACCCGACCGAACAGCGGTACCTAGATAG
- a CDS encoding XrtA system polysaccharide deacetylase has product MKQPEPITNAMTVDVEDYFQVSAFENIIARGGWDKLPCRVEQNTDRILQLFADREISATFFMLGWVAERYPTLIQRIVEAGHELASHGFSHIRVTQQNRDDFREDVSRTRKLLEDLSGTAVRGYRAASYSIGRSNLWAHEVLAETGYLYSSSIYPIHHDLYGMPEAPRFAFYPPAAPSLLEIPVSTVELSGHKFPCGGGGYFRLFPYGLFRWAVRRVNQLDGQPCIFYFHPWEIDPEQPRQRGISMKTRVRHYLNLQHMEQRLLWLIGDFRWDRMDRVFLQQD; this is encoded by the coding sequence TTGAAGCAGCCAGAGCCAATCACTAATGCCATGACTGTGGATGTGGAAGATTATTTCCAGGTATCCGCCTTTGAAAATATTATTGCACGAGGCGGTTGGGATAAGTTGCCTTGCCGGGTTGAGCAAAATACTGATCGGATACTGCAGCTTTTTGCTGATCGGGAGATATCTGCTACTTTTTTTATGCTAGGTTGGGTGGCAGAGCGCTACCCAACCCTTATACAGCGTATCGTGGAAGCGGGCCATGAGCTTGCTTCCCATGGTTTCTCTCACATACGAGTAACACAACAAAATAGAGACGACTTTCGTGAGGATGTATCCCGTACCCGTAAATTACTAGAAGATCTCTCAGGCACCGCTGTGAGGGGTTATCGGGCGGCAAGTTATTCCATCGGCAGAAGCAACCTGTGGGCGCATGAGGTGCTTGCTGAAACAGGTTATCTTTATAGTTCGAGCATTTATCCGATACATCACGATCTATACGGCATGCCCGAAGCGCCCCGCTTTGCGTTTTATCCTCCAGCAGCCCCCTCTCTTCTCGAAATTCCGGTAAGCACCGTCGAGTTATCGGGGCACAAATTCCCCTGCGGCGGTGGTGGGTATTTTCGCCTTTTTCCTTATGGTTTATTTCGCTGGGCAGTACGCCGGGTTAACCAGCTTGATGGCCAGCCCTGCATTTTTTATTTCCATCCTTGGGAGATAGATCCTGAACAGCCGCGCCAGCGGGGGATCAGCATGAAAACACGTGTTCGTCACTATCTTAATCTCCAACATATGGAGCAACGATTATTATGGCTAATAGGCGATTTCCGTTGGGATCGCATGGATCGCGTTTTTTTGCAGCAAGATTAA
- a CDS encoding XrtA/PEP-CTERM system exopolysaccharide export protein, whose product MHLRSHKFIGCLLISLIAAAIFGCASNKPPAPVVAAQEGQTPYYIIGPGDQVDIFVWGNEELSSSIIVHPDGRLTSPLVEDLQASGKTPTELARDIEKILSRYVRAPIVTVIVNEFIGRFSEQVRVVGEAADPSALSYQEHMSLLDVMIEVGGLTEFAAGNSATLVRTANGREKQFSVRLDDLIRDGDITANVEILPGDILIIPEAWF is encoded by the coding sequence ATGCATCTTAGAAGCCATAAATTTATTGGGTGCTTGCTCATATCCTTGATTGCAGCGGCTATCTTTGGCTGTGCCAGTAATAAGCCACCGGCCCCTGTTGTAGCGGCTCAAGAAGGACAGACGCCTTACTATATTATTGGTCCTGGAGACCAGGTAGATATTTTTGTCTGGGGTAACGAGGAACTTTCAAGCAGTATTATTGTACACCCTGATGGGCGCCTAACTTCACCGTTGGTTGAGGATCTTCAGGCAAGTGGTAAGACACCGACTGAGCTTGCCCGGGATATAGAAAAAATCTTGTCTCGTTATGTGAGAGCGCCTATTGTTACCGTTATAGTAAATGAGTTTATTGGACGCTTTAGCGAACAGGTTCGGGTGGTAGGTGAAGCGGCTGATCCTAGTGCTCTCAGCTATCAAGAGCATATGAGCTTGCTCGATGTGATGATTGAGGTAGGAGGACTCACGGAATTTGCCGCTGGCAACAGTGCAACCCTCGTTCGCACGGCAAATGGCCGCGAAAAGCAGTTTTCGGTACGGTTGGATGATTTGATTAGAGATGGAGATATTACCGCTAATGTAGAGATATTACCGGGCGATATACTGATTATTCCCGAGGCTTGGTTTTAA